The window TCAACAAAACCCAGTTCCAATAAACAAACTTGAGGTCATTTCCAGAATATACGTCCCAAATAGACAAATAAGGATCAATCCCacttcaaaaaaacaaaaatgcaataaattttggaaaaaaaggtTGTTAGCCCTAACCTGGCGTTGTTGCTGCTGTTGATGTTGATgcagctgctgctgctgctgctgatccAACCCCATATGAGAGgcagaagaagatgatgaaggaGAAGCTGAGGCTGATGCCGCCGTGTTCCGCCCATGTCCGGCGACACCACCACCTTGCTGAGCTCCACCCCCTGATTGCATGCAGATTCACACAAGAAAAAAACTATTTTCTCACAAAATTGATGAAACCCACCTGAAATTTTCTTGATTAAAAGACCAAAAAACTTAAATTTTTTTCCAAAACCCCATCATCAAGAAAATGAGCAAAGAAAGACTAATTTCAGTGGAAACTCCTGTAGTTTCCTAAAACCCGCTTTCCGATCCCAACGTTCAAATCAACCACCCACCTACCCCGTTTAGCTCTGTACCTCTGTGTCCCACATAACTGTACTTATCTATATAATTTTGGCTTTTTTCTGTATGTATATAAATTCcctattttcttgattttaaaaaaaggaaGCGAGAATTTTGCAGAGGTGAATGGTGAATGGATTTTTGGCGCGAATCTGTGGGCCAATGATAAGATCGGAAAAGTTGCCGGCGATCCTCCGAACTTGCCGGAATCTCTCTCTatctattatttatatatatgctgTTTGTGGTGTGTGTGTGAATTTTCACGCAGTGTGCATTTTCAGTTCAAGCCCTAACCAGCTGTTATTTCTATGTGGGGTTCtcctttttgcttttttttattttattttatttttcctttttcctgtttATTTGTTTGGCTTTTGCTCCTTGTCccaaataaaaatgacaaaaattagGTGACATTTCACATTTGTTTcagttttttttgtaaaattgagttttggaaagagaaaaaaaaaactctaaGTCTTTGCAAAAATATAGTTCGTTTGATGTTGGGGTTTTGTGTATTtgcaaaatttgaaaattatagTTTGAACACATTCGTCAAAAGGTACTTATCTTTTGCAGAAACAATATATCAAGCAACTCAACTTAATTTGAATCTAACACTTTTTGTAATGTATTTCTTATAGATTCATGTTATATACAATGTCAAATGTAAAAAGTTTTGTATTTAAGTTTCATCCATATATTAATATAAAGATGTTTTATgctattattatattttaatatgTTTATTGCAAGCTATTTATTAACTATATTAGCTTcgcaattatttatttattatagatATCCgctaatatatttttatattttatttgattgtataaatatttttatgtcgAGCATCGTTAGCGTACAAAACTTAAACTCAAAAAAAGTCTAGTGCTTAATTTGTTATAACATGTTAGTCATTATTTTTATGCAgttatatttattataaatttatatgtatataacTCATAATTGATCTAATTGTGTAAATATTATTATAGCTCATGCATAGAACTTAAACTATTCTATTACTGTATTTTCTATGATTACTACTGTATGTGTAGGCTATAGAGCAATTATGTGTACGTATAGATATTTATTGTCTTTTTCCACAACAATTTACCTTGGGTTAAGGATTGGTTATTTGACCTCAGAAAAGTGATATTTACGAGAATGCCCAGATCTTTGTAATCTTTGGGAATCTGATTACGTAATTAAGGAGCGGAGGGGTAATAACGTGCTGGCGGATATTTCCTATTTGGCTTTGCATTTACATTTATTTGCCAAAAAAATGCATTCTTCCGTCTCATGTTATACATTACACATTTAAGAAATATTAATTTTGACTTATGTATTAAATTCAATTGCATTGGAAAAAGAGTATTAAATGTTTAGTTTTTCTGGAGGAATATCTCATCATGATGCTTATAATTTAAATAGTTAAATGATGTTTTTTAAAAAGATGTGAAAATTGTATAGAATAGTCTAATGAGTTGAATTAAGGCTGGCCATATATCGGGTATAACCGATAGCCCGAACCGATAATATGCTATTGGGTTATCGATATCGGGCTATTGGGTAAATGGTTCGATAACGGTTTAATGTTATTTAACTACTGGGTTATCGATTCGGGTCTCAAGTTGTCCAATTTTATTAACGGTTTAACCGATATCCCAATAaattttaacaaaattattaTTCTACTCACTAAGTATATAAAGCCATTTTATGGTTTCATTTTCTCAATTCTCTCGGCTGTTacttttcatcttcaaaccttaATCCTTAGaataagttttaaacttttctgaATTTCTCATCTTAATTCTtcagttaagatttttagttttatactttaaagaattaattgtttagatttttagtttttctatttgtttcttttgttgcattggttctttagTATTTACAAGATtacgatttttttttctattcattATGTCCGCCCGCAATGAGATAGTTAGTAAGATTAGattattgaatattttattcCTTACTCCTGCTAACTTATAACTTTGAAATTTGAGATCATATTGGGATTTtcaaatgtaaataaagaaagTTTTCCTTTTTAGTTGAAATTTAATCCATCTTTTCTTATGAGCTAAAATTCAGTTCATTTCTCTTAGAAGTATGATCACGATTTCTACaataaacatatttttttttaatattttttattcttaTCGGGTAAATCGATAAGGATCGATAACCGACAAATCGATACCCGATAACCGATTTTTTATCGGTCTGGTTATTAGTTTTATAAACCGATATACCGAACCGATAATATTTACAACCGGGTCGAACCAACCGATACCCGCCCAAGTTGAATGGTGTTAATATTTTTAAGAAAgtacaaaaatcaacaaaaaaaatgTCACATGAATTGAGAAATATGTTTTATTTGCAAGCGAAGCGAagattacaaaaacaaaaattgtgAAAAAGATATAAATAGGGAAAAATGGGAGGCCAAACACTAAAACTAAAGTAGATAAATAACACTTATACCCCTTTATAATAAAGCAATAATGTCTCAGTGGCTAAGACTCTCCAAAAAAGGGACTTCATGCATGAATTTGAATGCTGCCTAATTGGCTTTTGCTACTTAGTATTAATTATATGAccaaaaaagaaagtaaaagtaATGGAGTAGTAAATAAAGCAGGACTTTAAAACTTTGATTGAAGCGCATcgatatttttgtaaatttttcgTTATAAAGGAAACAATTTGGACAATCAATTTTgtacaaaaaaattaaattgaaaaaCATCCTTTATTATATTTGTTGGAAATATTTAAAAAAACGGACAGGATTTGCAAGATGGGAAAGTAGGTGTAGGACAAACGTTTCAAAGATTTACAAATTACACGTAACAAAATTGGTATTAACTCTTTTGGGCGTGAAaaataaacaaggaaaaataatccGACCTACCGGATTCGAACCAGTGACCTAAGGATTTCAGCAGACATACTACAGTCCTCCGCTCTACCAACTGAGCTAAGGTCGGTTGTTGGTCACGTAGCAAATTTTATCATCTATGTATCCAATACTATTTGGTTCCTTAGGCGCTGAAAATTTACCTTTATTTAGTTGGTAAAGTTAGAAGAAAAGTAAATGTGGACAAATTTTAAGAGGACAGGAAGctaattaattttgaaattcaAGTCAAAGATTAAGTGGAAAATGTGAGTGTTCATGTACTGTAAGGGCGACGATGTCAATATACTATGACATAACAATCTACAGGCACCAATCCATTTAATTTAAGGTTGCAATCAGTGATCCAAAACTCACAATAAATTCGTTGATTTACATATTATGTATGACATAGCAACAACAAGAGCATATGCAGGATATATATCCAATCATCAACAATAGACAAGCATAAATATCGTGTAGATAGGGAATATATTTTTATTGCAGAGCCTTCAACTGTAATCTCCATAAGTAAAATTGCAACATTAATCAACTGAAACAGGTTGCACGTTCTCGGCCTCTTTCCAAAAGTTGGATTTACAGTCTAAGATtgaaattaaaaaagaagaagttatatTTACAACAAATTAATAAcctctgaaaaatgagcaaagAAAAAGTATTGATGATTAAGTCTATATTTTGAATGTGATCCAGTGAGTACTCGCtgttttcgtgtgctaaattGATTTTAAATTCCCTTTCCCTcggttaaaaaagaaaaaaagaaacttGGACTCATGTTCATACTTAGTAAAAAATTAACTGCATTTgttgtaaaaaatatatatatatataccctctTTAAAAGATGTGCTGCCATTAGGGGTATCAATGGATATTTGAAAATCGAGTAAACCGACCGAATCGTACCGTACCGAaacgatttttaggtttcttttaataaaaccgtagggtttaatataaatatataaccgtactgataattagggtaggtaatattttataaaaataaacccaaaaaaatactgaaccgtaccgaataaatttacaatgtgaaaaatatatttatatattacgTTTAAAAATGATAAAGCATCAAAAAAAATTTGGGaccttggaattatgaaatagTTACGagtcaacaagtaattaaacttaaAATCCTAATTTCCAAATCTATTATACTACTCCtgttgaaactaaattatttccaacatattcactagCAAAACCCAAGGTAttgtagcgattatgagtagaaaatgatcacgcccaactatgccctCTAAAAAGGACtctgcggacgttgcaaatataacccgaGTATTACGCCcagggtcgaatccacagagaattaacctatcaatcacaatctttagaCCTACTAAACTCTTCATAACCAGTTTCCCAAACGTTTGAATCACAAGAGATGGTTTCTTTAGTAACTAAGATTGCAAGTAAATTAAAAAGCTGTAAACTAaaatgctaaggttgtaaacaatgatGAGAAAAAGCTAAGGTaaagatttcccctattgatggaatcccttctgtttatgcttcatacaaatttaccaacacgcctctatcaatcatgaacgctcgttttaccgtaaatctctcctgagtaatcacagtaatatactattgcactctcccgagatacaccaGCTGGCTTTAATTAACACATTTCACttaagattgcacccaaggcttcgttatccctaatcccgcctttaaacctacagttatagatccctcttatactttaggagtggtgttattcaacaataacctaaatatgcactctctccgagttatgcacactaaataggcacagctaattgaggatcctgtcaattaactacaacaagaacatagttgaataaataaagattgaaactagcaatttgtattcacataaacaagaagttcatcccccaataggttccatcaaaaccttagacaaggGATTTAGTTACTCATGACTATGGGTAAACAAGCTAAAATAATATTCATCATaaaaacttgcaagaaaaatcaaagaaaagaagaaagatgttttgggtgatctctcacaatgGTTTTCTTGCTAAGAAGCTCTAAAATTCAATACATGTCTCTCTTGGGCGAAGTCTAGTATTTAAAAATAGGTTTTAGGGCTAAAAATCCCGTATTTGCACTTTGGTCCCTGAACTTTTCCGCGCCTGCCGCTGTTCTGCCgtggtcgcggtggaaccgcggccaaacatCTCCTCGGAATCTCTTTCTGTCCGCGAACATCCTTcaccgcggttctaccgcggtcgcggtggaaccgcggtaGACTCAGTTTTCTGATTCTTCAGCCTGTTTTGCGTGGTTCGCTTGGGATATTTCATGGTTGGcctctctttctttatttttttactcCAAAAGTGCTCTCTAGCCTTCCTtagtcatatataacctgcaaatcatgaaaagcactaataagagcattttgttatcacttttattatcaAAACTATGCAAGAAGGCGGTTATTTAGGGTCTGAATATAGTttaattcacctattatcaacaccccacacttaaacctttgctcgtcctcgagcaagctAAACCACACTTCTAGGCCTAACCGTTTGATGCATTACCCCAAGTATGTCACACCTGCCATTTTGACAGAACAGCCTAAGAAATGTGTCGGTCCTACCCCAGTTGTAGACTCTACTGCCATGACACACTTGCGCTCACTCTAGTTACTCTAACAGATGTGAAGACTTACTTTTTCTTCCTGAGTCACATTCCCTCACATCAAAAATCTGAGAGCAGTTCCACATGCATAAAATTTAAACACAAGGAACCGAAGATAtcaagaattcactcactctcagaaataatatttatatgccacaaaagatgcaccataagcttgcccgtagtgtactactccactaatcgagctcattcaatcttggatcaattaggactttaattagttgtaatgtaggctatgggacgggtaggatacatttagatataagagtgactacacctccctaagcactttaatacatatacatttaacattcaaaccccatacttatgtcaagccaaactccaccttcacatcaatatacatcaactcccaaattatttaagcacaattatatcaagagtcaccactatcaaagaatatatatatatttttcacaacaatacaactatattttttttcattcttttctttttcaattcaagtggctcttgctTTTCAAATCAATGCACCAtttttccttatttcattagttccactcaaaagccaaactaaccaccccacactttaacttttacaaagttcataacaattcaagtgctcatgagaggtgaaaaggttcaaaaagatggttaattcaaacaaatgggtaagacttgtaatgtggttgccaaagaaacaggatcacaggctcaaaggggttaactacgatacataacaattaggcgggtaaaatatacatatctggctcaacaaagaaatgcctatatcactttcaagactgaacaaaactactatttcgttttgcaaacacacagggcaagttctaggcatcaaatgcaatgcacagaatacaacaaacctcacacacacacgGCATGTAACTCATTCGGAATCAGTTTATCAACACATTCATATGAGTATTCAAGCAAAACAAGATGTGCAAAATTAAGGCCTAGATTTACAAGTCCACAACTGAGCCTAGACGTCACATTCTCAAGTTCGTTTTAGTTGTTTGCAGGTGTGTACATCAAGGGTAGCATTCTAGCCTTTACCTATCTTAGTTCTAACTACAAAAGGAAAATTTACCTAACCCGGTTCAagtaaaacccttggaaaagaatcgtggccaaaagaaaaaccaagggggacttactacactacctaaaaagaaaaagaaaaataaataaataacaaaattttcatggactacttccctcaagagtactgtccaagtggtccgtcctcaggaagagtcctcttttatatatatatatatatatatatatatatatatatatatatatatatatatatatatatatatatatcccaccttgaCCCTTAAGAGACCCGTCGACAAGTGTCCGTCATTGGGTCAAATCATATTCCTAATATAAGAACAGTTACTTATATACAACAACATCAATTTCATGCTACAACACACACAATGTCTATGTACAGTACACATATAACTAGAGcaagtctcccaccccacacttaaaaataaTGGCATCTCCTCATGTCATATCAAGAAAGTAAAGAGCAGAAGGGTAAGAAGACTTCCCTGAGACTCAATCAGAGTCGGAGACTGTACTGGGGTCCACATGGCAAGCTCTCCCCAAAGCACGGAACCGGGCCATGAACCTGTTCTCAGACCGGGCCTGCCTCTGAGACATGGCATCCATTCGCATGTGTAGGCCATCCACTGAGGCACAGAGATCCGTGACCTCTTCCTCCATGGAACGCAGCATAGGCCTGGTAGACTGAGATCTGGCGAAGACTGCCCAGTATGGGGGCACCGAGAGGGTCTGGCACTGTCAGTAGATCTCCTGGACGGTGCACTCAGAAATGGGTCATCATCCCCATCATCTATCACAATTGTTGCACGTGTACCCCTGCCCACTCTGATGTGTGAAGCTCGGAATGGTGCCTCAGGTGCCAACTCTCCATCGGTAAGACTAGTGGGGACCCCCCTCCGCAAGCACAGTGCAGTCACCAAGGAAGGGAAGTAAAACCCATTTGACAGCAGTGGTCCCCGCAGGACTATTTCGTCACTAATTACCCGGGCTACATCAAACTCTTTCTTCGTCACGAAGCACCATGTCAATAATGCTCTGTTGAAGTTCATATAAGTGGTGTTGCTGGAAGGCATGAACCGGCTGCAGATGACAGTCAACCAACACTTAGCCAAATGCGTGAAAGAGTTGGAGTTCAGGGTGGTTTGGTCTTAGATCCAGGTGGGGTGCCCCCCGGCACAAAGCACATCAGTCATAATCTCCCACGTGACACCTGGTCTGTCATGGTAGAAGTCAACGTCGCCCGTGAACCGGGGCAGCTGCAATACCTGTTGGACAGTTACAATAAAGGCATCTACCACTATGCCTCGCACAATCACCTCCCGCAGCATATGTGCAGGGCAGTTCGCGTAGAACTCTCTAACAATCATCCGGTTCACCGGGCCGGGAGCATCAAAGAGGAATTCCATTTCCCTCCTCCAAATTTCTTTATACATGTCCTCATGTTCCACGCGGAGGGCTGCCCGGTCAATTTGAATCTCATGAATGAAGTTCTTTCCAGCCTTGGCATTAAAATTGTCCTCAGCTCGTTCCAATTCAAACCTGGACTCGTCATATGTCGGCTGTTGGGATGTGCCCGCCCCTCTCCTTTGCCTTTTACGGGCCATAGTACCTGCAGAGAgtcagaagaaaaagaaaaaaaatcaacttCATCCTAATTAGTGCCAGTCAGATGGGTACTCAGACTTCGCCACCCTATGGCACCAAAACAATACCCCCATTTAATTCTTCTTGACAACTAGCCGCACAAGCGGGGTGGGGAAGGTCATAACCTCCATAGAGGCCTCACAACAGAACTACTTACCACATTCTGCCAacaccaccccacacttactcCTGTACATATCTTTCCAAATATAAACACCACCCCCAATTATCAAGTACAACACCCCACAATTAGGGGTGGGTATAACCCGCCCCTCAATATTACAACAACTCCAAAATTTCGGCCCACATGGTGCCTAACAACAACTATTCccaaaaaatttgatttttagacCAAAACATCACGGATACCACGAAGGCCCAAGCACCTTAACACCAACCAAGTTCACAACAGTATCATACAACAACGAAAATCATGAACGAAGCAAAAAGTGACAACAAATTACACTAAGCCTACCTAGGTTtaaactaaataaaaatattctAGATTACACAAAAATAGAAGATTaaatagagagagaaaaatagaatacttgTGTGGTTGGGTGGAAGTGGGTGATGAAGGTGGAGGCAAAGGAGTGTGATAATGGGGTTTTGGGAGGATAAGAATGGAAGAGAGAAGATGGagaagaagagaatgagaaaaaaAAGGGGGGGCGTTTGTTTTAGTGTATTGGGCGGATGGGGGGGGGGTAGTGGTAGGTGGGGGGTATTTTGggtaaaagggaaagaaaaaattaaaaaaaaattaaaaaatctgaCCTGAACCCCGTCTGCGTCTGCCGTGGTTCTACCACGGTCGCGGTGGAAACGCGGTAGACCAGGATCAGAGGGTCGTCCTTACTGAGGTTTGACCGCGGTCACGGTGGAACCGCGATGGTCTGGTTTCAGAGAGTGTCCATGGCCGCGGTTTTACCGCGATCGCGGTGGAACCGCGATGGCCTGGGTTCAGAGAAGGGTTAGTACCGCGGTTTGACCGCAGTACCGCGGTttgaccgcggtcgcggtggaaccgcggtcTGACCGCGTCTCTGATTCTGACGTCTTTTTTTTTATGTTATACTTACAACAATTTTGTGAGTTGCCTCCCACggagcgcctgatttaacgtcgcggcacgacgcaggatgagcgcatttaaggctcgctcgacctctgtGGTTTAGTCAGGTGTAGTGCAGACCCTTCCTTAAGCTCGCTCATACCCACATACAACTTTAATAtctgaccattgactctaaatgtacgaGAGTCATTCTCAGTGGCAACTTCAACCGCTCCTGACGGGAAAACTTCAACTACCcgaaatggtccagaccatcgtgacttcAGCTTGCTCGGGAACAACCTCAGTCTtgagttgtatagcaataccatGTCCTCAGGTTTGAATTTTCGCTCAACAATGTTTTGATCGTGTAGCttcttcattctctctttgtacatccttgtgctctcaaaagcaagatacctgaattcctcgagctcatgcaattctgtgaCTCTTGACGTGCCCGCAGCTTCCATATCTAAGTTTAGTTGCTTCAATGCCCACCACGCTTTATGCTCAAGTTCTACAGGTAGGTGACAGGCCTTCCCAAACActaacttgtatggtgacataccaattggtgtctTGAAAGCTGTTCTGtaagcccagagtgcatcatctagcttccttgcccaatcagttcttgtggcattTACAGTTTTCCTTAAcacactcttgatttccctgttggataCCTCAACCTGTCCACTAGTCTACGGGTGGTAAGGAGTAGCTACCTTGTGGCGCACATCGTATTTTATAAGCAACTTCTCGAAGGCTCTattgcagaagtgagtgcctccgtcactAATAATCGCTCGTGGTGTCCCAAAgcgggtgaatatattcttctttagaaatCCCACCACCACTTTCGCATCATTGGTGGGCAATGCTACAACTTCCACCCACTTGGACACATAGTCTACACCAACAAGGATGTATTTATTGCCAtaggagctgacgaagggacccatgaaatcaatcccccagaCGTCGAACACTTCTATctcctgaattgggttcatgggcatctcgtgGCGCCGGGAAATGTTCCCGGTGCGTTGACATTCATTACAACCCTTCACCCATGAGTGAGCATCTTTAAACACAGTCGGCCAGAAAAATCCGGCCTCTAGCACCTTTGTTGTTGTCCTGAtccctccaaagtgtccaccataagccgatgcatgacaagcctgcaaaatagaagattgttctatctcggagacgcatctccggatcatgttatccaGGAATATTCTAAAGAGAtagggctcatcccaatagtacaAGCGACTTTCACGAAAAAATCGTTTCCTCTGGGCCGATGAAAGGTCGTGAGGAACTATACCACTAGTTAGGTAATTGGCCAAGTCCGCATAGCATGGCACTTCCTGATGAGTGGTGGCGAGCAGTTGCTCGTCTGGAAAAGTTTCCAGAATTTCCTCAACTTCAATTGCATTTTTAGatccctcaagtcgtgataggTGATCAACGACTTGATTCTCAGTGCCCTTGCGGTCACGTATttcaagatcaaactcttgcagaagcaacacccaacgaatcaggcaTGGCTTAgagtctttcttttctattaagtaCCTGAGAGCAGCATGGTCAGTGTATACAATTATCTTTGATCCTATCAGGTAGGACCGAAACTTGTCGAATGCGAACACCACAACTAgcatctccttttcagtcaccgtatagttcaactgggctccactcaacgttctactagcatagtagattgggTGCATCAATTTATCTTTCCGCTGGCCCAGCACTGCCCTCACTGCGCagtcactagcgtcacacattaGTTCAAACGGTTCCCagttgggggcaacaatgatgggtgttgtgaccAGCCTctgcttcagctcctcaaatgctaccctgcaatcatcagaaaatacAAACAGTTGATCTTTCTCTAATAACTTACAGAGAGGATTGACGATTTtggagaagtcttttatgaaccgCCGGTAGAAACCGGCATGTCCAAGGAAACTCCTGATTGCTTTGACCGAAGTTGGTGGAGGCAACTTTACTATTACATCAACCTTTTCTCGATCTACCTCTATTCCCTTGCTTGATACtcggtgccccaagactatgccttcttataccatgaaatgacacttttcccaatttaGCACCAGATTAGTCTCGATGTACCTTTTCAGCACACGCGTCAGATTCACCAGGCACTCCTCAAATGaattccccaccactgagaagtcatccatgaacacctccattatatcctcaaccatgtcagtaaatatggccatcatgcaccgttggaatgtggcgggtgtattgcataggccaaagggcattcTCCTGAAGGCGTAAATTCCATAAGGGCATgtgaaggaggtcttctctcGGTCCTCAGGTGCAATGGAAATAtggttgtaccctgagtacccatccagaaaacaaaagTGTGACCTCCCTGCTAATCTATCCagcatttgatcaatgaagggaagtgggaagtggtctttccgggtggctagattcaacttttgataatccatgcaaattctccagctTGTGACGGTTCTCGTTGAAATTAGTTCATTGTTATCATTCTTTACTACCGTCATGTCACCCTTCTTAGGCACACATTGAACTGGCCTCACCCAActgctgtcagagattgggaaaataattcccggatctaaccactttatcacctccttcttcaccacttccttcatgtttgGGTTCAGCCTCCTCtgatgttccctggaaggtttgtgcccttctTCCAGTAGAATTTTATGCAAGCAGTAAGCGAGGCTGATCCCCTTGATGTCTGCCATAGTCCACCCAATAGCAGTTTTGCATTCCTTCAATACATGTAGAAGCTGTTggacctgcacatctaacaaacccgATGAGATAATAACGGGTAGAATGGATTCAGGTCCCAGAAATTCATACATGAGGTGGGCTGGCAATGGCTTTAgttccagctttggtggttcttcaatggatggcttagctggaggagtcTCTCTCTTTTCTAAGTGTAGGGGCTCAAACTCTAGTTCTCTTTCCCAGAACCCTCTACCTTCCAGTGCCAACACTCATTCCGCCAAGTCTTCACCATTCACTTCCTCCAAATTTGTCAAACATGCAGCGAGGGGATCCTCAACCGTCAACACTTCATCATCAGACTGTACGATTACATTTACGGCGtcaataagagagcaattggcaaactcacttggtcgcctcatagatttctgcacattgaatatAATCTCTTCGTCATTGAGCCTCATCTTAAGCTCCTCGGTCTCACAATCAATAAGAGCTCTCCctgtggccaagaatggtcttcctaagatgatAGGAATTTCTTCATCCACTTTGCAATCGAGTATCACAAAATCAGCAGGGAACACAAACTTCCCCACCTGAATAAGTACATCATCAAGGATCCCAAATGGACGCTTCACAGtcctgtcagccagctgcaacaacatagaggtgggtctagctctcCCAATGCCCAACCTCTTGTAAATGACAAGGGGCATAAGATTAATGTTGGCCCCTAA of the Nicotiana tabacum cultivar K326 chromosome 7, ASM71507v2, whole genome shotgun sequence genome contains:
- the LOC142162356 gene encoding uncharacterized protein LOC142162356, with the translated sequence MMKDLMSQKFDFQDLATVSLTQTCSAVVTRPVAEKLYDPGSFTIPCTIGNFAFAKALCDLGANINLMPLVIYKRLGIGRARPTSMLLQLADRTVKRPFGILDDVLIQVGKFVFPADFVILDCKVDEEIPIILGRPFLATGRALIDCETEELKMRLNDEEIIFNSDDEVLTVEDPLAACLTNLEEVNGEDLAE